From Pseudoxanthomonas sp. CF385, a single genomic window includes:
- a CDS encoding DUF3301 domain-containing protein: protein MNMSPLSALLWMVAAAAVFAYWNAARAAAERAGVVGRNACQAAGVIWLDQSVHATGLRVCRGEDGWLGFERSFRFEYSHDGIDRHVGRLVLRKGELVSFVGPVVPSVRPLDLH, encoded by the coding sequence ATGAACATGTCGCCGCTCAGCGCACTGTTGTGGATGGTCGCCGCGGCGGCGGTCTTCGCATACTGGAACGCCGCACGTGCGGCGGCCGAACGCGCCGGCGTGGTGGGCCGCAACGCCTGCCAGGCTGCCGGTGTCATCTGGCTGGACCAGAGCGTGCACGCGACCGGCCTGCGCGTGTGCCGCGGCGAGGACGGCTGGCTGGGTTTCGAACGCAGCTTCCGCTTCGAGTACTCGCATGACGGGATCGATCGCCATGTCGGCCGCCTCGTGCTGCGCAAGGGCGAACTGGTGTCGTTCGTGGGGCCTGTCGTGCCGTCGGTCAGGCCGCTCGACCTGCACTGA
- a CDS encoding ClpXP protease specificity-enhancing factor: MTDDSSRMTSHRPYLLRALNEWIADNGMTPHLLVDATQAGVQVPMSAVKEGKVVLNIAERAVVRLMIDNEAVSFTARFGGVSHPVYVPISAVLAIYSRETGQGMALPDDVAPGPEPDGDDDPPSHDTPPDDETPPTPGKRPPFLRVVK; encoded by the coding sequence ATGACCGACGATTCTTCCCGCATGACCAGCCACCGCCCTTACCTGCTGCGGGCGCTGAACGAGTGGATCGCGGACAACGGGATGACGCCCCATCTGCTCGTGGACGCTACGCAGGCCGGCGTGCAGGTGCCGATGAGCGCGGTGAAGGAAGGCAAGGTGGTGCTCAACATCGCCGAGCGTGCGGTCGTGCGGCTGATGATCGACAACGAGGCGGTGAGCTTCACCGCGCGCTTCGGTGGCGTCAGCCATCCGGTCTACGTGCCGATCAGCGCGGTGCTTGCGATCTATTCGCGCGAGACGGGGCAGGGCATGGCGTTGCCCGACGACGTGGCGCCCGGCCCGGAGCCCGATGGCGACGATGATCCGCCTTCGCACGATACGCCGCCGGACGACGAGACGCCGCCGACGCCGGGCAAGCGGCCGCCGTTCCTGCGCGTGGTGAAGTGA